Proteins from a genomic interval of Crassostrea angulata isolate pt1a10 chromosome 7, ASM2561291v2, whole genome shotgun sequence:
- the LOC128192017 gene encoding golgin subfamily A member 2-like isoform X2 has translation MMASSKKLVLTNDSKRNEVLLKDRVKELEEEIVSLKKRLDELRKAKNTTVLKREREILEVGTPFGRRDSKQTVPPPPPPAAPPGDFQKKLDDLKTQLASAEKNHASQMKDAESKLSNLQGNSSKEMETLRLQFAKDMEALRKAMEEDLECGHQPFIEALQQQLLELQADNTALLMENSDLKDRVNSLVTELSIKEATWCENEEKLKIELNKQWGEKYKEWMEKTENKIHELQEANTMLRGYLEASRQMAEEVEDST, from the exons ATGATGGCGTCATCAAAGAAACTTGTTCTGACAAATGACAGCAAACGGAATGAAGTTCTCCTCAAAGACAGAGTCAAGGAG CTTGAGGAAGAAATAGTTAGTCTAAAGAAGAGACTGGATGAGCTACGAAAAGCCAAAAATACGACAGTGTTAAAACGCGAGAGGGAAATTTTGGAAGTGGGAACACCATTTGGAAGACG GGACAGTAAGCAGACCGTgcctcccccacccccaccgGCCGCTCCACCGGGAGACTTCCAGAAGAAGCTGGATGATCTAAAGACTCAGCTCGCGTCGGCTGAGAAAAACCATGCCAGTCAGATGAAGGACGCAGAAAGCAAGCTGTCCAACCTCCAGGGAAACAGCTCCAAGGAGATGGAGACACTCCGGCTACAGTTTGCCAAAGACATGGAGGCACTCAGGAAGGCCATGGAAGAG GATTTGGAGTGTGGACACCAACCATTCATTGAGGCCTTACAACAACAGTTGTTGGAGCTACAGGCAGACAACACAGCTCTACTGATGGAAAACAGTGATCTCAAAGATAGGGTTAACTCCCTTGTCACAGAACTCAGCATAAAGGAGGCAACATGGTGCGAGAATGAGGAAAAACTGAAAATAGAG CTGAACAAGCAATGGGGAGAGAAGTACAAAGAGTGGATGGAGAAGACAGAGAATAAAATTCACGAACTTCAGGAGGCCAACACCATGCT ACGAGGATATCTAGAGGCGTCTAGACAAATGGCGGAGGAAGTCGAGGACTCCACGTAG
- the LOC128192017 gene encoding golgin subfamily A member 2-like isoform X3 — MMASSKKLVLTNDSKRNEVLLKDRVKELEEEIVSLKKRLDELRKAKNTTVLKREREILEVGTPFGRRDSKQTVPPPPPPAAPPGDFQKKLDDLKTQLASAEKNHASQMKDAESKLSNLQGNSSKEMETLRLQFAKDMEALRKAMEEDLECGHQPFIEALQQQLLELQADNTALLMENSDLKDRVNSLVTELSIKEATWCENEEKLKIELSQAQLKVQELSDGNIVLRGYLEASRQMAEEVEDST; from the exons ATGATGGCGTCATCAAAGAAACTTGTTCTGACAAATGACAGCAAACGGAATGAAGTTCTCCTCAAAGACAGAGTCAAGGAG CTTGAGGAAGAAATAGTTAGTCTAAAGAAGAGACTGGATGAGCTACGAAAAGCCAAAAATACGACAGTGTTAAAACGCGAGAGGGAAATTTTGGAAGTGGGAACACCATTTGGAAGACG GGACAGTAAGCAGACCGTgcctcccccacccccaccgGCCGCTCCACCGGGAGACTTCCAGAAGAAGCTGGATGATCTAAAGACTCAGCTCGCGTCGGCTGAGAAAAACCATGCCAGTCAGATGAAGGACGCAGAAAGCAAGCTGTCCAACCTCCAGGGAAACAGCTCCAAGGAGATGGAGACACTCCGGCTACAGTTTGCCAAAGACATGGAGGCACTCAGGAAGGCCATGGAAGAG GATTTGGAGTGTGGACACCAACCATTCATTGAGGCCTTACAACAACAGTTGTTGGAGCTACAGGCAGACAACACAGCTCTACTGATGGAAAACAGTGATCTCAAAGATAGGGTTAACTCCCTTGTCACAGAACTCAGCATAAAGGAGGCAACATGGTGCGAGAATGAGGAAAAACTGAAAATAGAG CTTTCACAAGCACAGTTAAAGGTGCAAGAATTGTCTGACGGAAACATTGTCTT ACGAGGATATCTAGAGGCGTCTAGACAAATGGCGGAGGAAGTCGAGGACTCCACGTAG
- the LOC128192017 gene encoding golgin subfamily A member 2-like isoform X1 has translation MMASSKKLVLTNDSKRNEVLLKDRVKELEEEIVSLKKRLDELRKAKNTTVLKREREILEVGTPFGRRDSKQTVPPPPPPAAPPGDFQKKLDDLKTQLASAEKNHASQMKDAESKLSNLQGNSSKEMETLRLQFAKDMEALRKAMEEDLECGHQPFIEALQQQLLELQADNTALLMENSDLKDRVNSLVTELSIKEATWCENEEKLKIELNKQWGEKYKEWMEKTENKIHELQEANTMLRGYFNSQRPKGPDSTGQDKK, from the exons ATGATGGCGTCATCAAAGAAACTTGTTCTGACAAATGACAGCAAACGGAATGAAGTTCTCCTCAAAGACAGAGTCAAGGAG CTTGAGGAAGAAATAGTTAGTCTAAAGAAGAGACTGGATGAGCTACGAAAAGCCAAAAATACGACAGTGTTAAAACGCGAGAGGGAAATTTTGGAAGTGGGAACACCATTTGGAAGACG GGACAGTAAGCAGACCGTgcctcccccacccccaccgGCCGCTCCACCGGGAGACTTCCAGAAGAAGCTGGATGATCTAAAGACTCAGCTCGCGTCGGCTGAGAAAAACCATGCCAGTCAGATGAAGGACGCAGAAAGCAAGCTGTCCAACCTCCAGGGAAACAGCTCCAAGGAGATGGAGACACTCCGGCTACAGTTTGCCAAAGACATGGAGGCACTCAGGAAGGCCATGGAAGAG GATTTGGAGTGTGGACACCAACCATTCATTGAGGCCTTACAACAACAGTTGTTGGAGCTACAGGCAGACAACACAGCTCTACTGATGGAAAACAGTGATCTCAAAGATAGGGTTAACTCCCTTGTCACAGAACTCAGCATAAAGGAGGCAACATGGTGCGAGAATGAGGAAAAACTGAAAATAGAG CTGAACAAGCAATGGGGAGAGAAGTACAAAGAGTGGATGGAGAAGACAGAGAATAAAATTCACGAACTTCAGGAGGCCAACACCATGCT GAGGGGGTACTTCAACAGTCAGAGGCCCAAAGGTCCCGACTCCACGGGACAGGATAAGAAGTAG
- the LOC128192017 gene encoding golgin subfamily A member 2-like isoform X5 produces the protein MMASSKKLVLTNDSKRNEVLLKDRVKELEEEIVSLKKRLDELRKAKNTTVLKREREILEVGTPFGRRDSKQTVPPPPPPAAPPGDFQKKLDDLKTQLASAEKNHASQMKDAESKLSNLQGNSSKEMETLRLQFAKDMEALRKAMEEDLECGHQPFIEALQQQLLELQADNTALLMENSDLKDRVNSLVTELSIKEATWCENEEKLKIELSQAQLKVQELSDGNIVL, from the exons ATGATGGCGTCATCAAAGAAACTTGTTCTGACAAATGACAGCAAACGGAATGAAGTTCTCCTCAAAGACAGAGTCAAGGAG CTTGAGGAAGAAATAGTTAGTCTAAAGAAGAGACTGGATGAGCTACGAAAAGCCAAAAATACGACAGTGTTAAAACGCGAGAGGGAAATTTTGGAAGTGGGAACACCATTTGGAAGACG GGACAGTAAGCAGACCGTgcctcccccacccccaccgGCCGCTCCACCGGGAGACTTCCAGAAGAAGCTGGATGATCTAAAGACTCAGCTCGCGTCGGCTGAGAAAAACCATGCCAGTCAGATGAAGGACGCAGAAAGCAAGCTGTCCAACCTCCAGGGAAACAGCTCCAAGGAGATGGAGACACTCCGGCTACAGTTTGCCAAAGACATGGAGGCACTCAGGAAGGCCATGGAAGAG GATTTGGAGTGTGGACACCAACCATTCATTGAGGCCTTACAACAACAGTTGTTGGAGCTACAGGCAGACAACACAGCTCTACTGATGGAAAACAGTGATCTCAAAGATAGGGTTAACTCCCTTGTCACAGAACTCAGCATAAAGGAGGCAACATGGTGCGAGAATGAGGAAAAACTGAAAATAGAG CTTTCACAAGCACAGTTAAAGGTGCAAGAATTGTCTGACGGAAACATTGTCTTGTAA
- the LOC128192017 gene encoding golgin subfamily A member 2-like isoform X4 produces MMASSKKLVLTNDSKRNEVLLKDRVKELEEEIVSLKKRLDELRKAKNTTVLKREREILEVGTPFGRRDSKQTVPPPPPPAAPPGDFQKKLDDLKTQLASAEKNHASQMKDAESKLSNLQGNSSKEMETLRLQFAKDMEALRKAMEEDLECGHQPFIEALQQQLLELQADNTALLMENSDLKDRVNSLVTELSIKEATWCENEEKLKIELNKQWGEKYKEWMEKTENKIHELQEANTMLFHKHS; encoded by the exons ATGATGGCGTCATCAAAGAAACTTGTTCTGACAAATGACAGCAAACGGAATGAAGTTCTCCTCAAAGACAGAGTCAAGGAG CTTGAGGAAGAAATAGTTAGTCTAAAGAAGAGACTGGATGAGCTACGAAAAGCCAAAAATACGACAGTGTTAAAACGCGAGAGGGAAATTTTGGAAGTGGGAACACCATTTGGAAGACG GGACAGTAAGCAGACCGTgcctcccccacccccaccgGCCGCTCCACCGGGAGACTTCCAGAAGAAGCTGGATGATCTAAAGACTCAGCTCGCGTCGGCTGAGAAAAACCATGCCAGTCAGATGAAGGACGCAGAAAGCAAGCTGTCCAACCTCCAGGGAAACAGCTCCAAGGAGATGGAGACACTCCGGCTACAGTTTGCCAAAGACATGGAGGCACTCAGGAAGGCCATGGAAGAG GATTTGGAGTGTGGACACCAACCATTCATTGAGGCCTTACAACAACAGTTGTTGGAGCTACAGGCAGACAACACAGCTCTACTGATGGAAAACAGTGATCTCAAAGATAGGGTTAACTCCCTTGTCACAGAACTCAGCATAAAGGAGGCAACATGGTGCGAGAATGAGGAAAAACTGAAAATAGAG CTGAACAAGCAATGGGGAGAGAAGTACAAAGAGTGGATGGAGAAGACAGAGAATAAAATTCACGAACTTCAGGAGGCCAACACCATGCT CTTTCACAAGCACAGTTAA
- the LOC128192016 gene encoding ATP-dependent RNA helicase me31b-like, producing MASATIEQNSGNHTNSSDAKTGDSTGWKSKLNLPPKDLRVRTSDVTNTKGNEFEDFCLKRELLMGIFEKGWEKPSPIQEASIPIALTGRDVLARAKNGTGKTGAYTIPILEKADPSRDEVQSLVIVPTRELALQTSQICIEISKHLGLKVMVTTGGTNLKDDIMRLYEPVHVIIATPGRILDLMNKNLVKIGKCGMLVLDEADKLLSQDFKGMLDHIIAHLPPDRQILLYSATFPLTVEQFMRKHLNNPYEINLMDELTLKGVTQYYAFVQEKQKVHCLNTLFSKLQINQSIIFCNSTQRVELLAKKITELGYSCFYIHAKMNQQHRNRVFHDFRQGLCRNLVCSDLFTRGIDIQAVNVVINFDFPKHAETYLHRIGRSGRFGHLGVAINLITYDDRFALHKIESELGTEIKPIPKNIDKSLYVAEFHMMNDHEEGGDTHSQRGGGH from the exons ATGGCTTCGGCTACTATTGAGCAAAACTCTGGTAACCATACCAATTCTTCAGATGCAAAAACAGG AGATTCTACTGGATGGAAATCTAAGCTGAATCTCCCACCAAAAGACTTGCGAGTCAGAACCAGT GATGTAACAAACACCAAAGGAAATGAGTTTGAGGACTTCTGTTTGAAGCGAGAACTTCTAATGGGGATTTTTGAGAAGGGATGGGAAAAACCGTCTCCTATTCAAGAGGCTAGCATACCTATTGCTCTAACAGGAAGGGATGTATTGGCTCGGGCGAAAAATGGCACAGGAAAAACAGGAGCCTACACTATTCCAATTTTGGAGAAGGCAGACCCAAGTAGAGATGAAGTTCAGT CTCTGGTCATCGTGCCCACCCGAGAGCTGGCTCTCCAGACCAGCCAGATCTGCATTGAGATCAGTAAACATTTGGGGCTCAAAGTGATGGTCACAACAGGAGGAACAAATCTAAAGGACGATATAATGCGACTCTATGAACCAG TGCATGTGATTATTGCAACTCCCGGTAGAATATTGGACCTGATGAACAAGAATCTAGTCAAAATTGGTAAATGTGGAATGCTAGTTCTGGATGAG GCTGATAAACTGCTGTCTCAAGACTTCAAGGGGATGCTGGATCACATCATTGCCCACCTCCCCCCGGACCGCCAAATCCTCCTGTATTCCGCAACCTTCCCCCTGACTGTTGAACAATTCATG AGAAAACACTTGAATAACCCATACGAGATCAACTTGATGGACGAATTGACTCTGAAGGGGGTCACACAGTATTATGCCTTTGTGCAGGAAAAACAAAAGGTCCACTGTCTCAATACTCTATTTTCAAAG TTGCAAATCAACCAGTCGATCATCTTCTGTAACTCGACCCAGAGAGTGGAACTGCTTGCCAAGAAGATAACCGAGCTCGGCTACTCCTGCTTCTACATTCATGCCAAGATGAATCAGCAGCACAGAAACAGGGTTTTCCATGACTTCAGGCAGGGTCTCTGTAGGAATCTGGTGTGTTCAG ATCTGTTTACCAGAGGAATTGATATCCAGGCCGTAAACGTTGTCATCAACTTTGATTTCCCCAAGCATGCCGAGACATATCTCCACAGAATCGGTCGATCAGGAAGATTTGGACACCTGGGAGTAGCCATCAATCTCATTACTTACGATGACAG GTTTGCCTTACACAAAATTGAAAGTGAATTGGGAACAGAAATAAAGCCTATTCCAAAGAACATCGACAAGTCTCTGTATGTAGCTGAGTTCCACATGATGAATGACCATGAAGAGGGAGGGGACACGCACTCACAGCGCGGGGGTGGACACTAG